The following proteins are encoded in a genomic region of Thermosinus carboxydivorans Nor1:
- a CDS encoding menaquinone biosynthesis decarboxylase, giving the protein MAFNDLREFIAALERRGWLKRITAPVDCELEITEITDRVCKRQGDKNVALLFENVKGYDIPVLMNAFGSMERMALALGVDKVDDIADEIRRLIKLPQASLQGAFDVLKLLPALKPAFNFPKIVKTGPCKEVIIRDNPSLDKFPILKCWPGDAGRFITLPLVFTKNPTTGKRNVGMYRMQVYDGQTTGMHWHIHKGGAENYRAHKEAGKNRVEVAVAIGGDPVVTYAATAPLPPGMDEMVFAGFLRKKPVEMVKCETVDLEVPATSEIVLEGYVDLNELRREGPFGDHTGYYSLADLYPVFHITCITHRRDPIYPATIVGKPPMEDCYLAKTTERIFLPLLQLQLPEIVDINLPLEGVFHNCAVVSIRKSYPQHAKKVMHALWGMGQMMFTKMIIVVDAHVNVQDMNEVWWRVFNNIDARRDIVMVDGPLDALDHASPMPHWGTKVGIDATKTWPEEGHPREWPDEIAMSDDIRRQVDARWAELGLD; this is encoded by the coding sequence TTGGCCTTTAACGACTTACGGGAATTTATCGCGGCGCTGGAGCGGCGCGGCTGGCTGAAGCGCATAACGGCGCCGGTAGACTGTGAGCTGGAAATTACGGAAATTACCGACCGGGTGTGCAAACGTCAGGGCGACAAGAACGTGGCCCTGCTGTTTGAAAATGTTAAGGGTTATGATATTCCGGTGCTGATGAATGCTTTCGGCAGTATGGAGCGCATGGCTTTGGCTCTGGGGGTTGACAAGGTCGACGACATCGCCGACGAAATCCGCCGGCTGATTAAATTGCCGCAAGCGTCACTGCAGGGCGCTTTCGATGTGCTTAAACTGCTGCCAGCCCTGAAACCGGCGTTTAATTTTCCAAAAATCGTAAAAACCGGCCCGTGCAAAGAGGTCATTATCCGGGATAATCCTTCCTTGGACAAGTTTCCCATCCTTAAGTGTTGGCCCGGAGACGCTGGCCGGTTTATCACCCTGCCGCTCGTATTCACCAAGAACCCCACGACCGGCAAGCGCAATGTCGGGATGTACCGCATGCAGGTCTATGACGGGCAAACGACTGGGATGCACTGGCATATCCACAAAGGTGGGGCGGAAAACTACCGGGCTCATAAGGAAGCGGGCAAAAACCGGGTTGAGGTGGCAGTGGCAATCGGCGGTGATCCGGTGGTAACCTATGCAGCAACGGCGCCGCTGCCGCCCGGCATGGATGAAATGGTGTTCGCCGGCTTCCTGCGCAAAAAGCCGGTCGAAATGGTGAAATGCGAGACCGTTGACCTGGAAGTGCCGGCAACGAGTGAAATTGTCCTGGAAGGCTATGTCGATCTGAACGAATTGCGCCGGGAAGGTCCTTTTGGCGACCATACCGGTTATTATTCACTGGCCGACCTTTATCCCGTCTTTCATATCACCTGTATTACCCACCGCCGTGATCCCATCTATCCGGCGACCATCGTTGGCAAGCCGCCGATGGAGGATTGCTACCTGGCCAAGACGACAGAACGGATTTTCCTGCCGCTCTTGCAGCTGCAGCTGCCGGAAATCGTGGACATCAACCTGCCGCTGGAAGGGGTATTTCACAACTGTGCCGTCGTATCGATCCGCAAAAGCTACCCCCAACATGCCAAAAAAGTAATGCATGCCCTGTGGGGCATGGGGCAGATGATGTTTACCAAAATGATCATCGTGGTCGATGCCCATGTCAATGTCCAGGACATGAACGAAGTGTGGTGGCGTGTTTTTAACAACATTGACGCCCGCCGCGACATCGTCATGGTTGACGGTCCGCTTGACGCCCTTGACCACGCTTCGCCGATGCCGCACTGGGGAACCAAGGTGGGCATCGACGCTACCAAAACCTGGCCGGAGGAAGGTCACCCGCGCGAGTGGCCTGATGAGATTGCCATGTCTGACGACATTCGCCGCCAGGTAGACGCCAGATGGGCCGAACTTGGGCTGGATTAG
- a CDS encoding bifunctional folylpolyglutamate synthase/dihydrofolate synthase, with translation MTYQQALEYLATLNKFGINLGLARIKRLLDLMGHPERRYRTVHVTGTNGKGSTTAMLAAILQASGIKTGMYTSPHLVDYTERMVVDGRPAAPAAFAAAIDYTRRFIEQMTAEGWEHPTEFEVLTAAAFHYFAEAKVEYAVIEVGLGGLLDSTNVISPEAAVITNVALEHTDRCGATVREIARHKAGIIKAGVPVITAAEGEALAVIREAAAACGSMLYVRGRDFVGEYLGRYDYGQRVAVHTAQTGRLGPFSLTLLGRHQVENCAIAVMTALVLAERGAPITPDALAAGLAAARWPGRFEVFPGEPVIVVDGAHNPHGARALRVALDEVFGGRPITFLLGILRDKDITGIVRALVRPQDMVVAAAPLSERAAAPGEIAREIGGSVEEAPSIAAGLAQARRLAGADGVVCAAGSLYLIGAVRQILLTIDK, from the coding sequence ATGACCTACCAACAAGCTCTGGAATATTTGGCAACGCTGAATAAATTCGGTATTAATCTCGGGCTGGCCCGGATAAAGCGGCTGCTTGACCTGATGGGCCATCCTGAGCGCCGCTACCGTACGGTGCATGTTACCGGCACCAACGGCAAAGGCTCGACTACGGCGATGCTGGCCGCAATCTTGCAGGCGAGCGGGATAAAAACCGGGATGTATACCTCTCCCCATCTGGTCGACTATACGGAGCGGATGGTGGTGGACGGCCGCCCGGCCGCTCCTGCCGCCTTCGCAGCCGCGATTGATTATACCCGCCGGTTTATTGAACAGATGACGGCAGAGGGGTGGGAGCATCCTACCGAGTTTGAAGTCCTGACGGCGGCGGCCTTTCATTATTTTGCCGAGGCGAAAGTGGAGTACGCGGTCATTGAGGTCGGTCTTGGCGGACTCTTGGACTCGACCAATGTCATTAGCCCCGAAGCAGCGGTTATTACTAATGTCGCCTTAGAACATACCGACCGCTGCGGCGCCACGGTCAGGGAAATTGCCCGGCACAAGGCCGGCATTATCAAGGCGGGTGTGCCGGTGATCACTGCCGCCGAAGGCGAGGCCCTGGCCGTAATCCGCGAGGCGGCTGCGGCCTGTGGCAGTATGCTGTATGTGCGGGGACGGGACTTTGTCGGCGAGTATCTGGGACGGTACGACTATGGCCAAAGGGTTGCCGTGCATACCGCGCAAACTGGCAGACTTGGGCCTTTTTCCCTTACCTTGCTGGGACGGCACCAGGTGGAAAATTGTGCTATCGCCGTCATGACGGCCCTGGTTCTTGCAGAACGGGGTGCGCCCATTACGCCGGACGCGCTTGCCGCCGGATTGGCCGCGGCGCGCTGGCCAGGGCGGTTTGAAGTTTTTCCCGGGGAGCCTGTCATTGTGGTGGACGGCGCCCATAATCCTCACGGCGCCCGGGCGCTAAGGGTTGCGCTTGACGAGGTTTTTGGCGGACGGCCCATCACTTTTCTGCTAGGGATACTGCGTGATAAAGACATTACCGGTATAGTGCGCGCCCTGGTACGGCCACAAGACATGGTAGTGGCCGCGGCGCCGTTGTCCGAACGGGCCGCGGCCCCGGGCGAGATTGCCCGGGAAATAGGCGGCTCCGTGGAAGAAGCGCCAAGTATTGCGGCAGGGCTGGCGCAGGCCCGCCGGTTGGCCGGTGCCGATGGCGTGGTTTGTGCGGCCGGCTCGCTTTATCTCATCGGCGCGGTGCGGCAGATACTTCTGACCATAGACAAATAA
- a CDS encoding valine--tRNA ligase, whose protein sequence is MEEKTIPTVYDPATVESKWYKYWEDEGLFHVEVEPDKEPFSIVIPPPNVTGQLHMGHALDNTLQDILIRFKRMQGYNTLWMPGTDHAGIATQIKVEEMLAKEGLTRYDLGREKFIDRVWEWKRQYGSRIIKQLKSLGASCDWVRERFTMDEGCSRAVREVFVSLYEKGLIYQGNRITNWCPRCKTALSDIEVEHEEKSGHLYHVRYPVEGMDGEYVTVATTRPETILGDTAVAVHPDDARYRHLVGKQLILPLVGRRLPIVADEYVDPSFGTGAVKVTPAHDPNDFEIGLRHQLPEIIVINPDGTMAENTGKYAGMDRYECRQVLVRDLKEQGYLVRIDEHVHSVGHCQRCSTVVEPLISKQWFVRMKPLAEPAIEAVASGKIKFVPERFTKIYINWLENIRDWCISRQIWWGHRIPAWYCECGETIVSREDVSCCPKCGGKVEQDPDVLDTWFSSALWPFSTMGWPEKTAELAHFYPTSVLVTGYDIIFFWVARMVFMAMEFQREIPFRYVFIHGLVRDAQGRKMSKSLGNGIDPLEVIEKYGADTLRFTLVTGNTPGNDMRFYWERVESSRNFANKIWNASRFVLMNLDGFDAAAQPDPARFALADRWILSRYAQTVADVTANLEKFELGEAARLLYEFIWNEYCDWYIELTKGRLYRKENAQDRETAQYVLWYVLRGTLELLHPFMPFITEAIWQALPHDGKSIVVAPWPKEQPELIDVEAERHMTAIMDTIKAVRNMRAEVNVPPGKKSEVILHVGADELAEVFRKNIAYLQALAAAEPVAICGTDAAKPENAMAAVVSGVEVYLPLKGLIDVEKETARLSKELAGIEKEIARIAGKLANPGFLAKAPADVVEKERAREREYQEKRAAILERLAYLAKLA, encoded by the coding sequence ATGGAGGAAAAAACCATCCCGACCGTCTATGATCCGGCGACGGTGGAAAGCAAATGGTACAAATATTGGGAAGACGAGGGTCTGTTCCACGTCGAAGTGGAACCGGACAAAGAGCCGTTTAGTATCGTTATTCCGCCGCCCAACGTTACCGGGCAGCTTCACATGGGCCACGCCCTTGACAATACGCTCCAGGATATCCTTATTCGCTTTAAGCGCATGCAGGGTTACAACACGCTATGGATGCCCGGTACCGACCATGCCGGCATCGCTACCCAGATCAAGGTCGAAGAGATGTTGGCCAAGGAAGGGCTAACCCGCTACGACCTTGGCCGGGAAAAGTTTATTGACCGCGTCTGGGAATGGAAACGGCAGTATGGCAGCCGCATCATCAAGCAGCTCAAGAGCCTTGGCGCATCTTGCGACTGGGTGCGTGAGCGGTTTACCATGGATGAAGGTTGTTCGCGGGCAGTGCGGGAAGTTTTTGTTTCCCTTTATGAAAAAGGTCTTATCTACCAGGGTAACCGCATTACCAACTGGTGCCCCCGGTGTAAAACGGCGCTTAGCGACATCGAGGTGGAACATGAAGAAAAGAGCGGTCACCTCTACCATGTACGGTATCCGGTGGAGGGAATGGACGGCGAATATGTTACTGTTGCCACCACTCGGCCGGAGACCATCCTGGGCGATACTGCGGTAGCCGTACATCCCGACGATGCCCGGTACCGCCATTTGGTCGGCAAACAGCTGATTTTGCCGCTGGTAGGGCGGCGGCTGCCAATCGTGGCCGACGAGTATGTCGACCCATCGTTTGGCACCGGTGCGGTGAAAGTGACGCCGGCTCACGACCCGAACGACTTTGAAATAGGTCTAAGGCATCAGCTGCCGGAAATTATTGTCATCAATCCGGATGGTACCATGGCGGAAAATACCGGTAAATACGCCGGGATGGATCGCTACGAATGCCGGCAGGTTCTTGTCCGGGATTTAAAAGAGCAGGGCTATCTTGTCCGTATTGACGAACATGTTCATTCCGTCGGCCACTGCCAGCGCTGCAGCACCGTCGTCGAGCCCCTGATATCCAAACAGTGGTTTGTCCGGATGAAGCCGCTGGCTGAACCGGCGATTGAAGCGGTTGCCTCCGGTAAAATCAAGTTTGTTCCCGAGCGGTTTACCAAGATTTATATTAATTGGCTGGAGAATATCCGCGACTGGTGCATTTCCCGCCAAATCTGGTGGGGCCATCGCATTCCCGCCTGGTACTGTGAATGTGGCGAGACCATTGTATCTCGTGAGGATGTCAGCTGCTGCCCGAAATGCGGCGGTAAGGTCGAGCAGGACCCGGACGTGCTGGATACCTGGTTCAGTTCGGCCCTCTGGCCCTTTTCGACCATGGGCTGGCCGGAAAAGACGGCCGAACTTGCTCATTTCTATCCGACAAGCGTGCTGGTAACCGGTTATGATATTATCTTTTTCTGGGTCGCGCGTATGGTTTTCATGGCCATGGAATTTCAACGGGAAATTCCTTTCCGGTATGTCTTTATTCACGGCTTGGTGCGCGACGCTCAGGGTCGGAAAATGAGCAAGTCTTTGGGTAATGGCATTGATCCGCTGGAAGTAATCGAAAAGTACGGCGCCGACACGCTTCGCTTTACCCTGGTGACCGGCAACACACCGGGCAATGATATGCGGTTTTATTGGGAACGCGTCGAATCAAGCCGCAACTTTGCCAATAAAATTTGGAACGCTTCGCGGTTTGTGCTCATGAACCTCGACGGCTTTGATGCCGCCGCCCAGCCCGATCCTGCCCGGTTTGCCCTGGCCGACCGCTGGATCTTAAGCCGCTACGCGCAAACCGTTGCCGATGTGACGGCCAACCTGGAGAAGTTTGAACTGGGCGAGGCGGCCCGGCTGCTGTATGAATTCATTTGGAACGAATACTGTGACTGGTACATCGAACTAACCAAGGGGCGGCTGTACCGCAAAGAAAATGCCCAAGATCGGGAGACGGCGCAGTATGTCCTGTGGTATGTCCTGCGCGGTACCCTGGAGCTGCTGCATCCATTCATGCCCTTCATCACCGAAGCTATCTGGCAGGCGCTGCCCCATGACGGCAAAAGCATTGTCGTCGCTCCTTGGCCGAAGGAGCAGCCTGAGCTAATCGATGTTGAGGCAGAGCGGCACATGACGGCCATCATGGACACCATTAAAGCCGTGCGCAATATGCGGGCCGAAGTCAACGTGCCGCCGGGCAAAAAGAGCGAGGTCATTCTCCATGTTGGCGCAGATGAGCTGGCGGAAGTGTTCCGGAAAAACATCGCCTATTTGCAGGCGCTGGCTGCCGCCGAGCCTGTTGCCATTTGCGGCACCGACGCTGCCAAACCCGAAAACGCCATGGCGGCTGTGGTTAGCGGGGTGGAAGTATATCTTCCCCTCAAGGGACTGATTGATGTGGAAAAAGAAACAGCCCGCCTAAGCAAAGAACTGGCGGGGATAGAAAAAGAAATTGCCCGCATCGCCGGTAAACTGGCCAACCCCGGCTTTCTGGCCAAAGCTCCTGCCGATGTGGTGGAGAAAGAGCGGGCCCGGGAACGGGAGTACCAGGAAAAACGGGCGGCCATTCTTGAACGGCTCGCCTATCTGGCTAAACTGGCCTAA